In Nocardia asteroides, a single genomic region encodes these proteins:
- the nuoN gene encoding NADH-quinone oxidoreductase subunit NuoN has protein sequence MSSPTMSLAAALPAPSIEYGLLSPMLLVFAAGVLGVLVEAFAPRRSRYTLHLVLAVSALVAAFVAVLLLAGTSATAVAGAVAVDGVTLFLQGAILVVAVLGVVLAAERGLPAPGRARSGPGTWTAAAAQHAARRVDAFTPQAAAVPGGADEDAAARAGIAATEVFPLLLLAVGGLLLFPASNDLLTMFVALEVLSLPLYLLCGLARYRRLLSQEAALKYFLLGAFSSAFFLYGVALLYGAAGTVRLSGIGAALAGQSGEPLLALLGVGMLAVGLLFKVGAVPFQAWVPDVYQGAPTPVTAFMAAATKIAAIGALVRVLTVAVPSLRDDWRPVLAAVCIATMVLGAVMAVTQTDVKRMLAYSSVAHAGFLLTGVVAADDAGTAALLFYLAVYGLGTLAAFAAVALVRAPDGSEATALADWAGLGRRNPWLAGAFALLLLSFAGIPLTSGFVAKFAVFGAAAGADAAVLVIVGVLCSAVAAFFYVRVIVMMFFTDPPAEGPSVITPAPTTAVVAVGSVATLLLGVFPQPLLELAERAAVFVR, from the coding sequence ATGAGCTCTCCGACGATGTCTCTCGCCGCCGCGCTGCCCGCGCCGAGTATCGAGTACGGGCTGCTCTCCCCCATGCTGCTGGTCTTCGCGGCCGGGGTGCTCGGGGTGCTGGTGGAGGCGTTCGCGCCGCGCAGGTCGCGCTACACCCTGCACCTGGTGCTCGCGGTGTCCGCGCTGGTGGCGGCGTTCGTGGCGGTGCTGCTGCTGGCGGGCACCTCGGCGACGGCGGTGGCGGGGGCGGTCGCGGTGGACGGGGTCACGCTGTTCCTGCAGGGCGCGATCCTGGTGGTCGCGGTGCTGGGGGTGGTTCTCGCCGCCGAGCGCGGCCTCCCCGCGCCGGGCCGGGCCCGCTCGGGGCCGGGCACCTGGACCGCGGCGGCCGCCCAGCACGCCGCGCGCCGGGTGGACGCCTTCACCCCGCAGGCCGCCGCGGTGCCGGGCGGGGCCGACGAGGACGCGGCCGCGCGCGCCGGGATCGCCGCCACCGAGGTGTTCCCGCTGCTGCTGCTCGCGGTGGGCGGGCTGCTGCTCTTCCCGGCCTCGAACGACCTGCTGACGATGTTCGTCGCGCTCGAGGTGCTCTCGCTGCCGCTGTACCTGCTGTGCGGGCTGGCCCGGTATCGCCGGCTGCTCTCGCAGGAGGCCGCGCTGAAATATTTCCTGCTCGGCGCCTTCTCGTCGGCGTTCTTCCTGTACGGGGTGGCGCTGCTCTACGGGGCGGCGGGCACGGTGCGGTTGAGCGGGATCGGCGCCGCGCTGGCCGGGCAGTCCGGGGAGCCGCTGCTGGCGCTGCTCGGGGTCGGCATGCTGGCGGTGGGGTTGCTGTTCAAGGTGGGGGCGGTGCCGTTCCAGGCGTGGGTGCCCGACGTCTACCAGGGCGCGCCGACGCCGGTGACGGCCTTCATGGCCGCCGCGACCAAGATCGCGGCGATCGGCGCGCTGGTGCGGGTGCTCACGGTCGCGGTGCCCTCGCTGCGCGACGACTGGCGTCCGGTGCTGGCGGCGGTGTGCATCGCGACCATGGTGCTCGGCGCGGTCATGGCGGTCACCCAGACCGATGTGAAGCGGATGCTGGCGTATTCGTCGGTGGCGCACGCCGGGTTCCTGCTCACCGGCGTCGTCGCGGCCGACGACGCGGGCACCGCGGCGCTGCTGTTCTACCTGGCCGTCTACGGCCTCGGCACGCTCGCCGCGTTCGCCGCGGTGGCGCTGGTGCGCGCCCCCGACGGATCGGAGGCGACCGCGCTCGCCGACTGGGCCGGGCTCGGCCGCCGCAACCCGTGGCTGGCGGGCGCCTTCGCGCTGCTCCTGCTCTCCTTCGCCGGAATCCCGCTCACCAGTGGCTTCGTCGCCAAGTTCGCGGTATTCGGCGCGGCGGCCGGTGCGGACGCGGCGGTGCTGGTGATCGTCGGCGTGCTGTGCAGCGCGGTGGCGGCGTTCTTCTACGTGCGGGTGATCGTGATGATGTTCTTCACCGACCCGCCCGCGGAAGGGCCGAGCGTCATCACCCCCGCGCCGACCACCGCGGTGGTGGCGGTGGGCTCGGTCGCCACGCTGCTGCTCGGGGTGTTCCCGCAGCCGCTGCTCGAGCTCGCCGAGCGGGCGGCGGTGTTCGTGCGCTGA
- a CDS encoding DUF418 domain-containing protein: protein MIDTTARSTVLDTVRGFALLGICVTNMNVASAFWSIGGTDGDWYPLFDGTADHLTDATVIAFFSGRFYLLFAFLFGYAFTLQIAAAERAGVPPAPRLVRRCLALLTLGVLHVELLWLNDILTLFGALGLLLVALRGIGDRTALILAGALLVAWTALWLLPDNDTRDVYSVLDLPGYAQQYAGSFSSTLAAQTELAPFFLILVWVGQAVPSFAMFLLGLVAGRRGLLTDTARLRHRAPWVLVGGLAVGVPVSAVTFANYMGWWDAPDYWWSVQGTVDPLMAAAYLSGIALLATGRSGARVTAILAPAGRMAASNYIAQSVLLMLVLTGYGFALADELPPLAVLGVSVLIVAALYAASGWWLARHPYGPVEWLLRAVTYNTLPPWRIA, encoded by the coding sequence GTGATCGACACGACGGCGCGCAGCACGGTGCTCGACACCGTGCGCGGCTTCGCGCTCCTCGGCATCTGCGTGACGAATATGAATGTGGCGAGCGCGTTCTGGTCGATCGGCGGCACCGACGGCGACTGGTACCCGCTGTTCGACGGCACCGCCGACCACCTCACCGACGCCACCGTGATCGCGTTCTTCTCCGGCCGCTTCTACCTGCTGTTCGCATTCCTGTTCGGGTACGCGTTCACGCTGCAGATCGCGGCCGCCGAGCGCGCCGGGGTGCCGCCGGCGCCGCGGCTGGTGCGGCGCTGCCTCGCGCTGCTGACGCTCGGCGTGCTGCACGTCGAGCTGCTCTGGCTCAACGACATCCTCACCCTGTTCGGGGCGCTCGGGCTGCTGCTGGTCGCGCTGCGCGGGATCGGGGACCGCACCGCGCTGATCCTCGCGGGCGCACTGCTGGTGGCGTGGACCGCGCTCTGGCTGCTGCCCGACAACGACACGCGGGACGTGTACTCCGTGCTCGACCTGCCCGGCTACGCCCAGCAGTACGCAGGCTCGTTCTCCTCGACGCTCGCCGCCCAGACCGAGCTGGCGCCGTTCTTCCTGATCCTGGTCTGGGTGGGGCAGGCTGTCCCGTCCTTCGCGATGTTCCTGCTCGGCCTGGTCGCGGGGCGGCGCGGGCTGCTCACCGACACCGCGAGGCTGCGGCACCGGGCCCCGTGGGTGCTCGTCGGCGGGCTGGCGGTGGGCGTTCCGGTCTCGGCGGTGACGTTCGCGAACTACATGGGCTGGTGGGACGCGCCCGACTACTGGTGGAGTGTGCAGGGGACGGTCGATCCGCTGATGGCCGCCGCCTACCTGTCAGGCATCGCGCTGCTCGCGACCGGCCGCTCCGGCGCGCGGGTGACCGCGATCCTCGCGCCCGCCGGGCGGATGGCCGCCAGCAACTACATCGCCCAGTCGGTGCTGCTCATGCTCGTGCTGACCGGGTACGGGTTCGCGCTCGCCGACGAGCTGCCGCCGCTCGCGGTACTCGGGGTCTCGGTGCTGATCGTGGCGGCGCTCTACGCGGCGAGCGGGTGGTGGCTGGCACGGCACCCGTACGGCCCGGTCGAGTGGCTGCTGCGCGCGGTCACCTACAACACGCTGCCACCCTGGCGGATTGCCTAG
- a CDS encoding NADH-quinone oxidoreductase subunit M, producing MNDFPWLTVLWLVPAGGALLAAVMPAARPAAARYVALGAALLTLAVAAGVAVGFEPGAGRYQFVEEHEWIPAFGAGYTLGVDGIALVLVLLTAALMPLLLLAGWHDGRAAGAGPRATHTYVALMLVVEAMVLLSFTSLDILLFYVFFEAMLIPMYFLIGGFGPRTGDEQARQQRSRAAVKFLLYNLFGGLVMLAAVIGLYVLTAREGLGADGGGTFDMRIVAEAAANGQLGAAAPVLDALFLGFLFAFAVKAPLWPLHTWLPGAAVAATPAGAVLMMAVVDKVGTFGMLRYSLPLFPDSARSYAPVIVTLAVVGILYGALLAIGQTDIMRLIAYTSISHFGFIILGIFAMTGQGQTGATLYMVNHGISTAALFLVAGFLVSRRGSTLIADYGGVQKVAPVLAGSFFVAGLATLSLPGLAPFVSEFLVLVGTFTRYQVAAIVAAGALVLAAIYILWLYQRLMTGPVREENATLPDLVPRELLVLAPLLAALLVLGVYPKPVLELVDPAVQQTLTSVGVQDPVPAVPSANAGKEPK from the coding sequence GTGAACGATTTCCCCTGGTTGACGGTGCTCTGGCTGGTCCCGGCCGGAGGCGCGCTGCTGGCCGCGGTGATGCCTGCCGCGCGCCCGGCCGCGGCGCGCTACGTCGCGCTCGGCGCGGCGCTGCTCACGCTGGCGGTCGCGGCCGGGGTGGCGGTGGGTTTCGAGCCGGGCGCCGGCCGCTACCAGTTCGTCGAGGAGCACGAGTGGATCCCGGCCTTCGGCGCAGGCTACACCCTCGGCGTCGACGGCATCGCGCTGGTGCTGGTGCTGCTCACCGCCGCGCTCATGCCGCTGCTGCTGCTCGCGGGCTGGCACGACGGCCGCGCCGCGGGAGCGGGGCCGCGCGCCACGCACACCTACGTGGCGCTGATGCTGGTGGTCGAGGCGATGGTGCTGCTCTCCTTCACCTCGCTCGACATCCTGCTGTTCTACGTGTTCTTCGAGGCCATGCTGATCCCGATGTACTTCCTCATCGGCGGTTTCGGCCCGCGCACCGGCGACGAGCAGGCGCGGCAGCAGCGCTCGCGGGCGGCGGTGAAGTTCCTGCTCTACAACCTGTTCGGCGGGCTGGTAATGCTGGCGGCGGTGATCGGGCTCTACGTGCTCACCGCGCGCGAGGGGCTCGGCGCGGACGGCGGCGGCACCTTCGACATGCGGATCGTGGCCGAGGCGGCGGCGAACGGGCAGCTTGGCGCGGCGGCGCCGGTGCTGGACGCGCTGTTCCTCGGGTTCCTGTTCGCCTTCGCGGTGAAGGCACCGCTGTGGCCGCTGCACACCTGGCTGCCGGGGGCGGCGGTGGCGGCGACCCCGGCGGGCGCGGTGCTGATGATGGCGGTGGTGGACAAGGTCGGCACCTTCGGCATGCTGCGCTACAGCCTGCCGCTGTTCCCGGACTCCGCGCGCTCCTACGCGCCGGTGATCGTCACCCTGGCGGTGGTCGGCATCCTGTACGGGGCGCTGCTGGCGATCGGGCAGACCGACATCATGCGGCTCATCGCCTACACCTCGATCTCGCACTTCGGCTTCATCATCCTCGGCATCTTCGCCATGACCGGGCAGGGCCAGACCGGCGCCACGCTCTACATGGTGAACCACGGGATCTCCACGGCCGCGCTGTTCCTGGTGGCCGGGTTCCTGGTGTCGCGGCGCGGCAGCACGCTGATCGCCGACTACGGCGGGGTGCAGAAGGTGGCGCCGGTGCTGGCGGGGAGCTTCTTCGTGGCCGGGCTGGCGACGCTGTCGCTGCCGGGGCTGGCGCCGTTCGTCAGCGAGTTCCTGGTCCTGGTCGGCACCTTCACCCGCTACCAGGTGGCGGCGATCGTGGCGGCGGGCGCGCTGGTGCTGGCCGCGATCTACATCCTGTGGCTGTACCAGCGGCTGATGACCGGGCCGGTGCGGGAGGAGAACGCGACGCTGCCGGATCTGGTGCCGCGCGAGCTGCTGGTGCTGGCGCCGCTGCTGGCCGCGCTGCTCGTCCTCGGCGTGTATCCGAAGCCGGTGCTGGAGCTGGTGGATCCCGCTGTCCAGCAGACGCTGACCTCGGTCGGCGTGCAGGACCCGGTCCCCGCTGTTCCGTCGGCGAATGCCGGGAAGGAACCGAAATGA